The genomic segment TGATAGATTCGCGCCAACTGAAGAACCTTCTCTTTAAACGCCTCACGCCGCTCGCTCGGTTCGATGATTTCAGCTTGGTGAGCAAATTGAATCAACCATATCATGAAGCCTTCCGAGAAGAGGGCACTGACCTTAACCTCGAACCATTCTTCGTCGATTCGTCGACAGCGGATGTCCGTACCGAATCGATCGACGACCGTCGGCATGACACTTTCGTGAAATTTCAACGTCAGTTGCTCATCTTCCCCTCCGTACATGTTGAACATGTTACTTAAGTAGGAAGGATCCACCTCGACCGGAGTCTCTGCCGGTTCGAATACACTGCACTGGACGATCCGGTCGACACGATATGTCCGAATCTGCTGGACACGTTCATCGCGACCGATTAAGTAATAGTTCCCGTTATCGACAATTAAGTGCGCCGGTGTGACGAGATAAAAATCACCGTCTCGGCGGAGCTCGAACTTCCGCGTCCGTTCATTAAACTTCCCTTGGTACTGGAAGCTGATGATTTCTTGTTCCGTAATTGCCTTTTGAATCGTATCGATCGAGAACGGAATCACACCTTTTGGTTTTTTGACCGTATGGATGACGGGGTTCAACGTCTTCGCCAACCGCTCGCTCGTCAACGATGGAATCGTTCGAACAAGCGCCTGCGTCTCACTTTCCGAAATGAACTTCGCACTCGCGATCGCGTCGACGAGTAAACGCAACTGGTGGTGCTCAAACCGCCGACTGACGAGATGGTATGGCGTCGCCAGTCCATTTTTCGTCTCTTCTTTAACGACATCAAACCCTGATTTCGCGAGGGCCTCGATATCGTCCTTCAGCGATTTTCGTGATAATTTTTCAATCAATCCTCGTTTTGATAAAGCGATACTCAAGTCTTCTAACGTCAAGGTCTCCTCTTCGTCCGAGTATTTTTCAAAAATATCTCGAACAGCCAGTAAGCGATCACGGTTTGATAATTTTTCAGTAGGCACGGTACATCCTCATTTCCTATCGTTACGATATTTGATTATACTTCGAGTATACCGTAAATAAATAATAATATTAACAATAAATTGGTAAAATTTATATCGTTAGGAGAATTTGGATGCATTTGATTGGTGAATGGAAGGAACAACAATTTGATTACCGGGATAGCGGAACAGGTCCCATCATTCTGTTAATCCACGGGACACAGTCCGATTACCGGGAGATTTATCATGTCGAAAAATTAATTCGCGCCGGGTACCGCGTGATCGTCCCGTCCCGTCCCGGATACGGAAAAACTCCGCTACGGTTAGCGGAGTCCCCTGTCGAGCTAGCAGCGTTCTATAAAGGTTGGATGCAGGCGCGTGGTTTTACACGCTATACCATCTACGGCATCTCAGCGGGCGGTCCGACAGCAATCGCCCTAGCGAGCCAAAACGATGCTGCTTGCTCACTCGTTTTAGCGTGTGCGATGTCTCATCAAATTTCACTTCCATACCAGAACGTATTGATTCAACCGCTCTTGCAACGTCCACTCCACTTCATTCAGTGGGCATTATGGACGTATGTCAAAGATAAGTTAAAAAAATTTCCTGAAGAGGCGTCCGTCCGGATGGTCGAAATGACGAGCCTATTGCAACGCAGTGACATTCGGTCGCTCTTGACGCATGAGGATGAACGCTTATTGTATGCCGTCGGACTACAAAACGGTCCCGGGCGCGGCGTCTTGTTCGACATTACTCAGCAGCTTGAGCGACAGACACTCGAAACGGTCAGCTGCCCAGTCCTAATCGTCCATTCACAAGCCGATCGCGCCGTCCCGTTCGAGCATGCCCGCTATACGCAGCGTCTGATCCCTCATGCCCAGTTCATCGAATCGAAAAGTCCGGGTCATTTGATTTGGATTGGTCCTTCGGCACGACGAGATGAACGAATGATTGAACGGTTCATCACATTAAATCACCTGTAAACGAACATGTAACTTCATTTTTTCATTTTCCTCGACAATCGAGATGATTCCCCGGGCCGTCAATTCGTCGATCGCCTGCTCCGTCCGTTCTTCGTTCAAGCGGGCACAACGGGCGATTTCTGCGATGCCCATTCGACAGGACAGTTGATTCGCTTTGATTTTCGACGAAGGTTTGGCGACGGACCGTTGCAACAAACGCCAAAAGACATGACGGGCGTCGTCCGATAATGCATAGGCGTTCTTTTCAATGACAGGGGGTACATACCGAATGTCTTCACGGATCCGACGAATTAAGTACAGGCTGAGCCATTCCTCGAGTTCAGCTTGAATTCGGAAAAATTCAAACCACCAAAGTTGATCAAGCGCGTCTTCCTCATCGCGGCTGAGCATCCAGCTCGGTGGGATTTGATCAAACTCCTCTTCAAGCCAATCCTCATAATCAAGTGCCGTCTCATAGAGGACTTGCGGCGAAATTTGAGCCAACGATTCCCGTGATTTATAAATATCAAAGCTCATCCGACGGAAGTGTTCGACGGACGCTGCGACTTGACTGAGCTGGACGAACTTTTTCGTGATGAGACGAGCGAGACCGTCTAAATCATGGTGCATCGCATAAAGGTGTTTTTCTAAAGCAATCAAAATACTTCTTTCCATCAGACGTTTCCTCCTCTTTTCCTGGTGTGCTGATAGTCTTTTTCCGCAATCCCGGTTTTCAAAACCATTCTTAGAAGCAAATCAGTTTATTTCAACGTTTCCTTTGTCTTACAATGGACAAATAGTGATTAATGAAGGAGATGGAACGAAAATGTTTACGATTTACGGCAGTTCTAGAAAAGGGAACAGTGAATGGCTCGGTGTCCGCGCACTCGAAGGCATTCCTCATGCCTCGGTCGATTTAGCCAACACGATGATTCAACCTGTGGAAGACCGACGGCATCATGGTGGGTTCTTACCGATTGGCGATGATTACCGGCGGATTGTGGAAGAAATGCTCGAGCATGACGACATCGTGTTCATCACGCCAATCTACTGGTATTCGATGTCCACGAAGATGAAGCTCTTCATCGACCGCTTCAGTGAATCGTTGCGTGATGAAGACTTACGTTTCCGGGAGCGGATGCAAGGCAAGCGATTCCACCTGATTGCTGTCGGCGGTGATGATCCAAAAGAAAAAGGACGCGCTCTCGTGACGCAGTTCGACCATATCGCGACCTTTTTAGGGGCCCGTCTTGAAACGGCGATCCTCGCGGAAGGGAATGCACCGGGGGACGTCGTACACGATACGGTCGCCCTTGCAGAGATTGATGCGTTCCGAGAAAAAATGTCAAAAGCGTACGTTTAAGGAAAGTTATGTAAGGGAATCTTTTGATTAGTTCCATTCTGTAGGCAGACTAATCGGAGGTGGCGATAGATGTTACAGTCGAAAAAACGCAATGAACGCAAGTGGAAACGACTTAAGACACGCAATCATATCGTTTTACTAGAACAGCTATTTCAAACGGATGAAGAAATACGGGTCGTGCGACCACGACTTGATTCTCACCCCACGCCCTTAAATCCGATCGAGCCTTCTCGTTAAGTCGTATAGGACAAAAAAAGACGCATTTGCAATCGCAAATGCGTCTTTTGACTGTTTAGTCGTTTTTGAGCTTCACATTTTGGTCGGCAGGCAACGTTGTCGTCGTTTCCTCTTCTTCAAGCTTCGGTACACCCGCTCCATAATCTTTCGATTCATCTGCGACGTAAGATGCAGCATAGGCCGGGTTGATTAAGTCTGACTTCGATCCAACAATGACGATATGGCCATGGCGGACTTCATCTTCCAAACTTTCTGCAACATCTTTCGTCATGCCAAGTTCAGATAGTTGAGCGATACGATCTTTTCGATTACTACGGACGGTCGCCATCAATGTTTCAAAAAAAGATTTTTTCGTGACGCGGTAAGCAAGCGTCTGTGTATCGTTCGCTATCCGTTCTGCCAGTTCCTCGTCTTTTGCAAAAATATAAATTTGTTTATTGGAATACCCGCCTGACTTTAAACTCGTTACTTCTGCATCGACGCCAGTCATGTCACGGACAATACGTGTTTCAATCATGTTCGTTCATCTCCTTCATACTAAGCCTCAGTTGGCTGTCTCAATATAAAGTTATTCCCGAAACATAATGAATAAAACATGGATTTCAAAAACTGCTTATGAAACTTTCTTTAGTGACGTGCCACGTCGGTGTTTACGAAAGACGGTCAGACCGATGATGAGACCTACCAGCACTTGCGGCACCACGGTTTCAATCGTCGGATAAAATCCGATCCAGGCGACGGGCGGCAACGCAAGTGGATGGATCGGCAATACGCCTGTCAGTTGGAGCGCGTGCAGACTTACACCGAGTATCTTAAAGGCCATCACATAGATTAAGATGGTCGCGCCTAAGAATAGACGGCGAATCGGCAAACGGACACCGAAATAGATGACTGCAATTGACACGAGTCCGATGAAGAGAATCGCTGCCAAAATGCCTCCACCTAAGGCGAGTGGCGTCATCGCCGGTGCCATCCCGACGTAAAAGAGTAACGTCTCCGCACCTTCCCGGAAAATCGTCAAGAAACTGACGATGAAGAGTGAAGTCCGCGATAGGTCGGACACGAGTTGCGTTTGACGGGAAGTGATGGCCGTTTTCGAATGTAACCAATTTCCGACCAGTAACATCACGAGAACGGCGAACAAGCCGGTCCATCCTTCGATTTGCTCTCGTCCGACACTTGCGAGCGCGGTCGAGAAGAAAAATTGAATGATTAGCGCAAGCAGACCACTCGCTAAAAGCCCGAGGACGGCTC from the Exiguobacterium oxidotolerans JCM 12280 genome contains:
- a CDS encoding helix-turn-helix transcriptional regulator, with product MPTEKLSNRDRLLAVRDIFEKYSDEEETLTLEDLSIALSKRGLIEKLSRKSLKDDIEALAKSGFDVVKEETKNGLATPYHLVSRRFEHHQLRLLVDAIASAKFISESETQALVRTIPSLTSERLAKTLNPVIHTVKKPKGVIPFSIDTIQKAITEQEIISFQYQGKFNERTRKFELRRDGDFYLVTPAHLIVDNGNYYLIGRDERVQQIRTYRVDRIVQCSVFEPAETPVEVDPSYLSNMFNMYGGEDEQLTLKFHESVMPTVVDRFGTDIRCRRIDEEWFEVKVSALFSEGFMIWLIQFAHQAEIIEPSERREAFKEKVLQLARIYQESSVVN
- a CDS encoding alpha/beta fold hydrolase, producing MHLIGEWKEQQFDYRDSGTGPIILLIHGTQSDYREIYHVEKLIRAGYRVIVPSRPGYGKTPLRLAESPVELAAFYKGWMQARGFTRYTIYGISAGGPTAIALASQNDAACSLVLACAMSHQISLPYQNVLIQPLLQRPLHFIQWALWTYVKDKLKKFPEEASVRMVEMTSLLQRSDIRSLLTHEDERLLYAVGLQNGPGRGVLFDITQQLERQTLETVSCPVLIVHSQADRAVPFEHARYTQRLIPHAQFIESKSPGHLIWIGPSARRDERMIERFITLNHL
- a CDS encoding flavodoxin family protein, whose amino-acid sequence is MFTIYGSSRKGNSEWLGVRALEGIPHASVDLANTMIQPVEDRRHHGGFLPIGDDYRRIVEEMLEHDDIVFITPIYWYSMSTKMKLFIDRFSESLRDEDLRFRERMQGKRFHLIAVGGDDPKEKGRALVTQFDHIATFLGARLETAILAEGNAPGDVVHDTVALAEIDAFREKMSKAYV
- a CDS encoding general stress protein, whose product is MIETRIVRDMTGVDAEVTSLKSGGYSNKQIYIFAKDEELAERIANDTQTLAYRVTKKSFFETLMATVRSNRKDRIAQLSELGMTKDVAESLEDEVRHGHIVIVGSKSDLINPAYAASYVADESKDYGAGVPKLEEEETTTTLPADQNVKLKND